The DNA window CGGCGAGTGCGACGTCCGCCGCGCCCGCCGATCCGTCCGCGCCCGCGGCCTCGACCACGACGGCCGCATCCGCCGCGTCGGATCCCGGCCGGAAGGGGCCTGGTGCGGGCGGCTCGCACCTGGCCAACACCGGGGCGCAGACCGCCGGCGCGCTCGGGGCGGTCCTGGTACTCGCGGGCGCCGGAGCCGGCGCCCTCGCCCTCAGGCGCGCACGCCGGGCCTGACGCGCCCGGCCGCCACTGCGTGCTCATACGTCGAGCGGCCCCGCACGCGTGTGCGGGGCCGCTCGGGTATTCCAACCGACTTGATGCGAGATCGCCGACGGCGGGGCGGCCGGCGGATCGCCGACGCCCGTGACGTCCCGGGCTCACATGACGCCGAGCTCACACGACGTCGGACTCACATGACGCCGAGGATCTCCGTGACGAAGACGAGGGTGTCGCCGCCCCTGATGCCGGCCTGCGGCACGCCCCGCTCGCCGTAGCCGAGCTCGGAGGGGATGGACAGCAGGACGCGGCTGCCCACGCGCTGACCGACGAGCCCGTCGTCCCAGCCGCGGATGACCGCGCCCACGCCGATCTGGAAGTCCAGGGGCCGGCCCCGGTCGTAGGAGTTGTCGAAGACGCGTCCGTTCCAGGTCTGGCCGAGGTAGTGGCAGACGATATGGTCGCCGGCCTCGACGACCGGGCCGTCGCCGGCGTCGAGGACCTGGACCTGCAGTCCCTCGGGGGCCCCGTCCTCGGGGAAGACGAGCACTGGCTTGGCGCCCTTGGCGCCCTCGACGGTGGGCATATGCGTGTTGATCATGGGGGCGAGCCTATCGTTCGCGCCCGGAGGCCGCCGAACCCGCGCGCCGGGCCGCGCCGCGCCGGGCCGGGGCGGGCCGGGGCGGCGTCACCGCGACCGACCCCGGACGGGGACGGACATGTCATACTCATCACCTGGAAGGTTATTCTGGGATCGTCCGAGTGGTGCTGGTGGGACTCCTGGGACGACCCGGGGCGGGGGCGTGTCCAAATCTGCCACAAAGGCGCTCCGGGCCGGGATCGGCCGCGAAGAAAAGCGCCGAATATCAACGATTCTCTTCCGGCGTTCCGGCTCGATCCGGGCCTTTGTGGCAGATTTGGACAACCGGCGCCGCCGCGGGCCCTGTGGGGAGGGCGGTCG is part of the Actinomyces sp. oral taxon 414 genome and encodes:
- a CDS encoding FKBP-type peptidyl-prolyl cis-trans isomerase, with the protein product MINTHMPTVEGAKGAKPVLVFPEDGAPEGLQVQVLDAGDGPVVEAGDHIVCHYLGQTWNGRVFDNSYDRGRPLDFQIGVGAVIRGWDDGLVGQRVGSRVLLSIPSELGYGERGVPQAGIRGGDTLVFVTEILGVM